A window from Eubalaena glacialis isolate mEubGla1 chromosome 1, mEubGla1.1.hap2.+ XY, whole genome shotgun sequence encodes these proteins:
- the LOC133095331 gene encoding neuropeptide Y receptor type 4-2: MNISHFLALLFPESPQGQNRSKSSSLYTSYNFSDYCQDSIDPMVFIVTSYSIETIVGVLGNLCLICVTIRQKEKANVTNLLIANLAFSDFLMCLICQPLTAIYTIMDYWIFGEVLCKISAFIQCMSVTVSILSLVLVALERHQLIINPTGWKPSVSQAYLGIVVIWLIAGFLSLPFLANSILENVFHKNHSKALEFLVDKVVCTESWPLDHHRIIYTTFLLLFQYCIPLAFILVCYVRIYQRLRKRGRVFRKGTCSFRAWQMKRINVILVVMVAAFAVLWLPLHVFNSLEDWYHEAIPICHGNLIFLVCHLLAMASTCVNPFIYGFLNTNFKKEVKALVLTCQQSVPVEESEHLPLSTVHTEVSKGSLRLSGRSNPI; this comes from the coding sequence ATGAACATCTCTCACTTCCTGGCCTTGCTGTTCCCAGAATCCCCACAGGGTCAAAACAGGAGCAAGTCAAGTTCTCTGTACACTTCATACAACTTCTCTGACTACTGCCAGGATTCCATAGACCCAATGGTCTTCATTGTCACCTCCTACAGCATTGAGACCATTGTGGGAGTCCTGGGCAACCTCTGCCTGATATGTGTGACCATTAGGCAGAAGGAGAAGGCCAATGTGACCAACCTGCTTATTGCCAACCTGGCCTTCTCTGACTTCCTCATGTGCCTCATCTGCCAGCCACTCACGGCTATCTACACCATCATGGACTACTGGATCTTTGGCGAGGTCCTTTGCAAGATATCTGCCTTTATCCAGTGTATGTCGGTGACAGTCTCCATCCTCTCGCTTGTACTTGTGGCTCTGGAGAGGCATCAGCTCATCATCAATCCAACAGGCTGGAAACCCAGTGTCTCCCAGGCCTACCTGGGGATTGTGGTCATCTGGCTCATTGCGGGCTTCCTTTCCCTGCCCTTCCTGGCTAACAGCATCCTAGAGAATGTCTTTCATAAGAACCACTCCAAGGCTCTGGAGTTTCTGGTGGATAAGGTGGTCTGTACTGAGTCCTGGCCACTGGACCATCACCGCATCATCTACACCACCTTTCTGCTGCTCTTCCAGTACTGCATCCCACTGGCCTTCATCTTGGTCTGCTACGTTCGCATCTACCAGCGTCTGCGGAAGCGGGGGCGGGTATTCCGCAAGGGCACCTGCAGCTTTCGGGCTTGGCAGATGAAGCGGATCAATGTGATCCTTGTGGTAATGGTGGCTGCCTTTGCTGTGCTTTGGCTGCCCCTGCATGTGTTCAACAGCCTGGAAGACTGGTACCATGAGGCCATCCCCATCTGTCATGGCAACCTCATCTTCTTGGTGTGCCACCTGCTTGCCATGGCCTCTACCTGTGTCAACCCTTTCATCTATGGCTTTCTCAATACCAACTTCAAGAAGGAGGTCAAGGCCTTGGTGCTGACTTGCCAGCAGAGCGTCCCTGTGGAGGAGTCCGAGCATCTGCCTCTGTCCACAGTGCACACGGAAGTCTCCAAAGGGTCTCTGAGGCTCAGTGGCAGGTCCAACCCCATCTAG